A stretch of Methylogaea oryzae DNA encodes these proteins:
- a CDS encoding thioredoxin family protein, whose product MCDFGRKPVDFALPGVDGRNWSLEQCRGPNGLLVMFICNHCPYVKAIRERIVRDTLELKDYGVGAVAIMSNDPSEYPEDSLDNMKIVAEQFRFPFPYLLDESQQVAKAYGAVCTPDFFGYNADLELQYRGRLDESRKDAAPDSVRRDLFEAMKQVALTGRGPAQQIPSMGCSIKWRESQA is encoded by the coding sequence GTGTGTGACTTCGGCCGCAAACCGGTGGACTTCGCCTTGCCCGGGGTGGACGGCCGCAACTGGAGCCTGGAGCAATGCCGCGGGCCCAACGGCTTGTTGGTCATGTTCATCTGCAACCATTGCCCCTATGTCAAGGCGATTCGCGAACGCATCGTCCGGGATACCCTTGAATTGAAAGATTACGGCGTCGGCGCGGTGGCGATAATGTCCAACGATCCCAGCGAATATCCGGAGGATTCCCTGGACAACATGAAAATCGTCGCCGAACAATTCCGGTTTCCGTTCCCCTATCTGCTGGATGAGTCCCAGCAAGTGGCCAAAGCCTACGGCGCCGTTTGTACGCCGGATTTTTTCGGCTACAACGCCGACCTGGAATTGCAATATCGCGGCCGGCTCGACGAAAGCCGCAAGGACGCCGCCCCCGACAGCGTGCGCCGCGATTTATTCGAGGCCATGAAGCAGGTGGCCCTAACCGGCCGCGGCCCGGCGCAACAAATTCCCAGCATGGGCTGCTCCATCAAGTGGCGGGAAAGCCAAGCATAA